In Syngnathus typhle isolate RoL2023-S1 ecotype Sweden linkage group LG14, RoL_Styp_1.0, whole genome shotgun sequence, one genomic interval encodes:
- the calr gene encoding calreticulin, protein MTALSLLFLAVSTACVLAESTVYFREQFEDGDAWKSRWEESKHKTDYGKFVLTAGKFYGDAEKDKGLQTSQDARFYAMSSRFDDFSNKGQPLVVQFTVKHEQSIDCGGGYVKVFPSDLKQEDMHGDSVYNIMFGPDICGPGTKKVHVIFNYKGKNHLVNKDIRCKDDEFTHLYTLIVNPDNTYEVKIDNKKVESGNLEDDWDFLPPKKIKDPEAKKPEDWDDRENIPDPADTKPEDWDKAENIPDPDAKKPDDWDEEMDGEWEPPMIANPEYKGEWKPKEISNTAYKGKWIHPEIDNPEYSADSEIYKYDSIGVIGLDLWQVKSGTIFDNFLITNDPKLAEEVGDDTWGKTKDAEKEMKDTQDAEERKLREEEDKQRKDESKDDDEEEEKDEEDEDGEEENEEDEEEEDEDTESPMKDEL, encoded by the exons ATGACCGCCTTGTCGCTGTTGTTTTTGGCCGTATCGACCGCCTGTGTCCTGGCCGAGTCCACTGTCTATTTCCGAGAGCAATTTGAAGATGGGG ACGCTTGGAAGAGTCGCTGGGAGGAATCCAAGCATAAGACCGACTACGGCAAGTTTGTTCTGACTGCAGGCAAGTTCTACGGTGATGCAGAGAAGGATAAAG GTTTGCAAACGAGCCAGGACGCCCGCTTCTACGCGATGTCGTCCCGCTTCGACGACTTCAGCAACAAAGGCCAACCCCTCGTCGTCCAGTTCACCGTCAAGCACGAACAGAGCATTGATTGCGGCGGCGGCTACGTCAAAGTCTTCCCCTCCGACCTTAAGCAGGAGGACATGCACGGGGACTCGGTCTACAACATCATGTTTG GTCCTGATATTTGCGGACCGGGCACAAAGAAAGTGCACGTCATCTTTAACTACAAGGGCAAGAATCATTTGGTTAACAAAGACATCAGATGCAAA GATGACGAATTTACTCACTTGTACACGCTGATCGTCAACCCCGACAACACGTACGAGGTGAAAATCGACAATAAGAAGGTTGAGTCTGGCAACCTGGAGGACGACTGGGACTTCCTGCCACCAAAGAAAATCAAGGACCCCGAAGCCAAGAAACCAGAGGACTGGGACGACCGGGAGAACATTCCTGATCCCGCCGATACCAAACCAGAG GACTGGGACAAGGCTGAGAACATTCCTGACCCAGATGCCAAGAAACCAGACGACTGGGACGAGGAGATGGATGGAGAATGGGAGCCTCCTATGATCGCTAACCCTGAATACAAG GGCGAGTGGAAGCCCAAAGAGATCAGCAACACCGCTTACAAAGGAAAGTGGATCCATCCCGAGATCGACAACCCGGAGTACAGCGCCGATTCCGAGATCTACAAATATGACAGCATTGGCGTGATTGGACTGGACCTGTGGCAG GTCAAATCTGGCACCATCTTTGACAACTTCCTGATCACCAATGACCCAAAACTGGCTGAGGAGGTCGGAGATGACACGTGGGGGAAAACCAAG GATGCCGAGAAGGAAATGAAGGACACGCAAGATGCGGAGGAGCGAAAGCTGCGTGAGGAAGAGGACAAGCAGAGGAAAGACGAGTCGAAGGAcgatgatgaggaggaagaaaaggaTGAGGAGGACGAAGATGGCGAGGAGGAGAACGAGGAGgacgaagaggaagaggatgaagacACGGAGTCCCCCATGAAGGATGAATTATAA